Proteins encoded together in one Cicer arietinum cultivar CDC Frontier isolate Library 1 chromosome 4, Cicar.CDCFrontier_v2.0, whole genome shotgun sequence window:
- the LOC101512714 gene encoding uncharacterized protein isoform X2, producing the protein MSHNANCSVYIGNLDERVTERVLYDVLIQAGRVVDLHIPKDKESEKPKGYAFAEYETEEIADYAVRLFSGLVTLYKRTLKFAISGKDKTTPNGSTTTTPTSNSSQRPRPYPGPISSSDNFQHSTRQSIPDRFSDHATNYSQVPLSRTTDQLSGYGSHYSGNHYDYSRRAFGEALDSVSRSRSRRPDGISPISYSPYEYFQ; encoded by the exons ATGTCTCACAATGCAAATTGCTCCGTATACATTG GCAATCTAGATGAAAGGGTGACAGAAAGGGTCTTGTATGATGTATTAATTCAAGCCGGTCGAGTGGTAGACTTGCACATTCCTAAAGATAAGGAATCTGAGAAACCAAAGGGTTACGCCTTTGCAGAATATGAAACGGAGGAGATTGCAGACTATGCTGTCAGACTTTTCTCAGGCCTTGTAACACTGTACAAAAGAACACTGAAGTTTGCG ATATCTGGAAAAGACAAAACTACCCCTAATGGTTCTACAACTACGACACCCACATCAAACTCTTCTCAACGACCAAGGCCTTACCCTGGGCCAATAAGTAGTTCAGATAATTTTCAGCATTCCACTAGGCAATCAATACCTGACCGATTCTCAGATCATGCAACAAATTATTCCCAAG TTCCTCTTTCTCGTACAACCGACCAATTGAGTGGGTATGGATCTCACTACAGTGGCAACCATTATGATTACAGTCGGAGAGCTTTTGGGGAGGCATTGGATAGTGTTAGCCGTTCTAGGTCACGCCGCCCTGATGGAATTAGCCCAATCTCTTACTCACCTTACGAATATTTTCAATAG
- the LOC101512714 gene encoding uncharacterized protein isoform X1, producing the protein MSHNANCSVYIGNLDERVTERVLYDVLIQAGRVVDLHIPKDKESEKPKGYAFAEYETEEIADYAVRLFSGLVTLYKRTLKFASANKQISGKDKTTPNGSTTTTPTSNSSQRPRPYPGPISSSDNFQHSTRQSIPDRFSDHATNYSQVPLSRTTDQLSGYGSHYSGNHYDYSRRAFGEALDSVSRSRSRRPDGISPISYSPYEYFQ; encoded by the exons ATGTCTCACAATGCAAATTGCTCCGTATACATTG GCAATCTAGATGAAAGGGTGACAGAAAGGGTCTTGTATGATGTATTAATTCAAGCCGGTCGAGTGGTAGACTTGCACATTCCTAAAGATAAGGAATCTGAGAAACCAAAGGGTTACGCCTTTGCAGAATATGAAACGGAGGAGATTGCAGACTATGCTGTCAGACTTTTCTCAGGCCTTGTAACACTGTACAAAAGAACACTGAAGTTTGCG TCTGCTAATAAACAGATATCTGGAAAAGACAAAACTACCCCTAATGGTTCTACAACTACGACACCCACATCAAACTCTTCTCAACGACCAAGGCCTTACCCTGGGCCAATAAGTAGTTCAGATAATTTTCAGCATTCCACTAGGCAATCAATACCTGACCGATTCTCAGATCATGCAACAAATTATTCCCAAG TTCCTCTTTCTCGTACAACCGACCAATTGAGTGGGTATGGATCTCACTACAGTGGCAACCATTATGATTACAGTCGGAGAGCTTTTGGGGAGGCATTGGATAGTGTTAGCCGTTCTAGGTCACGCCGCCCTGATGGAATTAGCCCAATCTCTTACTCACCTTACGAATATTTTCAATAG